A genomic segment from Halomonas sp. TA22 encodes:
- a CDS encoding MBL fold metallo-hydrolase — MVHDSGQVPSAGLRFASLGSGSKGNATLISDGETQVLVDCGFGMREAERRLGALGVHPRQLDAILLTHEHGDHIRGVGALARRHDLPVYLTPGSWLSKRLGEVPRHHWITPQSRFAIKSLEIEPITVPHDAREPVQFRFASQGRSLGVLTDLGHATAHVVECFRGCDALIIECNHDRRMLAEGPYPPRLKQRVGGHWGHLANTQAAALLIQLGLDRLQHIACAHLSEHNNRPELVLEALAPLLDGDESRLRVSAQDKGLGWQTIN, encoded by the coding sequence ATGGTGCACGATAGCGGCCAGGTGCCCAGCGCAGGCCTGCGTTTTGCCTCGCTTGGCAGCGGTAGCAAGGGCAATGCCACCCTGATCAGCGATGGCGAGACCCAGGTGCTGGTGGATTGCGGCTTCGGCATGCGCGAGGCCGAGCGCCGGCTGGGAGCGCTCGGCGTTCATCCTCGCCAGCTCGATGCGATCCTGCTCACCCATGAGCATGGCGACCATATCCGTGGCGTGGGGGCGCTGGCGCGGCGGCATGACCTGCCGGTCTATCTGACCCCGGGCAGCTGGCTGTCGAAGCGCCTGGGCGAGGTGCCGCGCCATCACTGGATCACCCCGCAGTCGCGCTTCGCCATCAAGAGTCTCGAGATCGAGCCGATCACGGTGCCTCACGATGCCCGCGAGCCGGTGCAGTTTCGCTTCGCCTCGCAGGGGCGCAGCCTGGGCGTGCTGACCGATCTGGGCCACGCCACCGCGCACGTGGTCGAGTGCTTTCGCGGCTGCGATGCGTTGATCATCGAGTGCAATCACGATCGGCGCATGCTGGCCGAGGGGCCCTATCCGCCGCGCCTCAAGCAGCGCGTGGGTGGGCATTGGGGGCATCTGGCCAATACCCAGGCGGCCGCGTTGCTGATTCAGCTGGGACTCGACCGGCTGCAGCACATCGCCTGTGCGCACCTGTCGGAACACAATAATCGCCCCGAGTTGGTGCTGGAGGCGCTGGCGCCACTGCTCGATGGCGATGAATCACGATTGAGGGTGTCCGCCCAGGACAAGGGACTGGGTTGGCAGACCATCAATTAA
- the dapA gene encoding 4-hydroxy-tetrahydrodipicolinate synthase yields the protein MITGSIVALVTPMKVGGEIDWPALRRLVNFHLENGTDGIVAAGTTGEPTTMSFAEHFDVIRTVVEEVAGRIPVIAGTGANATSEAVELARYAKEVGADYCLSVCPYYNKPTQEGLFQHFKAVAEGGNLPVILYNVPGRTCSDLYNETVLRLAEVDNIIGLKDATGNLERAEDLIQRLKGSDFKLYSGDDGTACDFMLMGGHGDISVTANVAPRAMHDLCKAAIAGDADTAHPINTRLMPLHTQLGVESNPIPVKWALNRMGYAEAGIRLPMTWLSEKYHSTVSEALQLAGVIED from the coding sequence ATGATCACAGGCAGTATCGTCGCCCTGGTGACGCCGATGAAGGTGGGGGGAGAGATCGATTGGCCGGCACTGCGCCGCCTGGTCAACTTCCACCTCGAGAACGGGACCGATGGCATCGTTGCCGCCGGTACGACCGGCGAGCCGACCACCATGTCATTTGCCGAACACTTCGACGTGATTCGTACCGTGGTGGAGGAGGTGGCCGGCCGCATTCCGGTGATCGCCGGCACCGGTGCCAACGCCACATCCGAGGCGGTGGAGCTTGCCCGCTACGCCAAAGAAGTGGGCGCCGACTACTGCCTCTCGGTGTGCCCCTACTACAACAAGCCGACCCAGGAAGGCCTGTTCCAGCACTTCAAAGCGGTGGCCGAGGGCGGCAATCTGCCGGTGATTCTCTACAACGTACCGGGACGCACCTGCTCGGATCTCTACAACGAGACTGTGCTGCGTCTGGCCGAGGTGGACAATATCATCGGTCTCAAGGATGCCACCGGCAACCTCGAGCGTGCCGAGGATCTCATTCAGCGTCTCAAAGGCAGCGACTTCAAGCTCTACTCCGGTGACGACGGTACGGCCTGCGACTTCATGCTGATGGGTGGACATGGCGACATTTCGGTGACCGCCAACGTGGCGCCGCGCGCCATGCACGACCTGTGCAAGGCCGCTATCGCCGGCGATGCCGATACCGCGCACCCAATCAATACTCGCTTGATGCCGCTGCATACCCAGCTCGGGGTGGAGTCCAATCCGATCCCCGTCAAGTGGGCACTCAACCGCATGGGGTATGCCGAAGCGGGCATCCGCCTGCCGATGACCTGGCTCTCGGAGAAGTATCACTCCACGGTCAGCGAGGCGCTGCAACTGGCAGGCGTTATCGAAGATTGA
- the tsaA gene encoding tRNA (N6-threonylcarbamoyladenosine(37)-N6)-methyltransferase TrmO, translating to MTDSTLPDTSPSPSPSAASHVLEAIGHIESDYPDKFGIPRQPGLAPASRARLVLHAPYDDPLAVRGLDAFSHLWLTFLFHRSPERWTPLVRPPRLGGNAKVGVFASRSTHRPNRLGLSLVELERVDCQSGVSLWLRGHDLLDGTPVLDIKPYLPWAESQPNARAGFAPEAPPRHPVSFSQAAEATLVSRADSGSLRELIEQVLAQDPRPAYRQGEESRIYGVRLRDVDVRFRAERGVDELLLRVVEINNARGSL from the coding sequence ATGACCGACTCGACGCTCCCCGACACCTCACCCTCCCCTTCGCCCTCTGCCGCCTCCCATGTGCTGGAGGCCATCGGGCATATCGAAAGCGATTACCCCGACAAGTTCGGCATTCCGCGCCAGCCAGGGCTAGCGCCGGCCTCCCGCGCGAGGCTTGTGTTGCACGCCCCCTATGACGATCCGCTTGCCGTGCGGGGGCTCGATGCATTCAGCCATCTCTGGCTAACCTTTCTCTTTCATCGCAGCCCCGAGCGCTGGACTCCACTGGTGCGTCCGCCACGCCTGGGTGGCAACGCCAAGGTAGGCGTCTTCGCCAGCCGCAGTACCCACCGTCCCAATCGTCTGGGGCTGTCGCTGGTCGAGCTGGAAAGGGTCGATTGCCAGAGCGGAGTCTCGCTATGGTTGCGCGGGCATGATCTGCTCGATGGAACGCCAGTGCTCGACATCAAGCCCTACCTGCCTTGGGCGGAGTCGCAACCCAACGCCCGCGCTGGGTTCGCCCCCGAAGCACCACCCCGGCACCCGGTAAGCTTTAGCCAGGCGGCCGAGGCGACTCTCGTCTCGCGTGCGGACAGCGGCTCGCTGCGTGAGCTGATTGAGCAGGTGTTGGCCCAGGATCCCCGTCCCGCCTATCGCCAAGGCGAGGAGTCACGGATCTACGGCGTGCGTCTGCGCGATGTCGACGTGCGCTTTCGTGCCGAGCGAGGGGTGGATGAGCTGCTGCTGAGGGTAGTGGAGATCAATAACGCGAGAGGGAGCCTGTAG
- the purC gene encoding phosphoribosylaminoimidazolesuccinocarboxamide synthase: MQKRQELYAGKAKSVYYTDDPDRLILHFRDDTSAFDGEKMESLARKGMVNNKFNAFIMGKLEAAGISTHFDGLVSDTECVVKKLEMIPVECVVRNIAAGSLVRRLGIEEGRELTPPTFELFLKNDAQHDPMINESLAETFGWATAEQLAEMKALTFKVNEVLKQLFLDGGMLLVDYKLEFGLFKEEIVLGDEFSPDGCRLWDVTTREKMDKDRFRQGLGGVIEAYEEVGRRIGVTFD; encoded by the coding sequence ATGCAAAAGCGTCAAGAACTCTATGCCGGCAAGGCCAAGTCGGTCTATTACACCGATGACCCGGATCGACTGATCCTGCATTTCCGCGACGATACCAGCGCCTTCGATGGCGAGAAGATGGAGTCGCTGGCGCGCAAAGGGATGGTCAACAACAAGTTCAATGCCTTCATCATGGGCAAGCTCGAGGCGGCGGGGATTTCCACCCATTTCGACGGGCTGGTGTCCGATACCGAATGTGTGGTCAAGAAACTCGAGATGATCCCGGTGGAGTGCGTGGTGCGCAACATCGCCGCCGGCAGCCTGGTACGCCGTCTCGGAATCGAGGAGGGGCGCGAACTCACCCCGCCGACCTTCGAGCTGTTTCTCAAGAACGACGCCCAGCACGACCCGATGATCAACGAGTCGCTGGCCGAGACCTTCGGCTGGGCGACCGCCGAGCAACTCGCCGAGATGAAGGCGCTGACCTTCAAGGTCAACGAGGTACTCAAGCAGCTGTTCCTCGATGGCGGCATGCTGCTGGTCGACTACAAGCTGGAATTCGGGCTGTTCAAGGAAGAGATCGTGCTTGGCGATGAGTTCTCGCCGGACGGTTGCCGCCTGTGGGACGTCACGACCCGCGAAAAGATGGATAAGGACCGCTTCCGTCAGGGGCTTGGGGGGGTCATCGAAGCCTACGAGGAGGTCGGTCGGCGCATCGGCGTTACCTTCGACTGA
- a CDS encoding sulfurtransferase TusA family protein, with amino-acid sequence MVMQTDDLLDACGLPCPLPLLKAKQALSRLAPGQLLEVRSTDAGSWRDFETFIAHSEHEMTAREERKGVYLFWIRKGPGVASA; translated from the coding sequence ATGGTCATGCAAACCGATGATCTGCTCGATGCATGCGGCCTGCCGTGTCCCTTGCCGCTGCTCAAGGCCAAACAGGCGCTTTCGCGTCTCGCCCCTGGTCAGCTGCTGGAGGTGCGCTCCACCGATGCCGGCTCGTGGCGGGATTTCGAAACTTTCATTGCCCACAGCGAGCATGAGATGACTGCCCGCGAGGAGCGTAAAGGGGTCTACCTTTTCTGGATCCGCAAGGGACCGGGAGTCGCCTCGGCATGA
- a CDS encoding HAD family phosphatase — protein sequence MSAPLCLLFDSDGTLVDSEIMLAGVMAEVLPRFGLPFTARQYMEEFRGVRFLTIVLELESRHIPLEDECRLELERAMRELMEQRMRESLQPIAGIPDALQALSNYPLAVVSNGPERKIRCAMESVGLAHHFDDRLFSAYTLGVWKPDPTLYLKAAEAMDYHPSRCVVIDDAVVGVAAGLQAGMQVIHLNHFPESETTPKGAIAIHHASELLAVIAKLANEVAA from the coding sequence ATGTCTGCACCGCTCTGCCTGCTCTTCGATTCCGATGGCACCCTGGTCGACAGCGAGATCATGCTCGCCGGGGTGATGGCCGAGGTATTGCCGCGCTTCGGCCTGCCCTTCACCGCCAGGCAGTACATGGAGGAGTTCCGGGGTGTGCGCTTTCTCACTATCGTTCTTGAGCTGGAATCACGCCATATACCACTCGAGGATGAATGCCGCCTTGAGCTTGAGCGCGCCATGCGTGAATTGATGGAGCAGCGCATGCGCGAATCACTGCAGCCAATCGCCGGTATTCCGGACGCCCTGCAAGCTCTGAGCAACTACCCTCTGGCGGTGGTCTCCAACGGCCCCGAACGCAAGATCCGCTGTGCGATGGAGAGTGTGGGACTTGCCCATCATTTCGACGACAGGCTCTTCAGTGCCTACACACTGGGGGTGTGGAAACCTGACCCGACACTCTACCTGAAAGCGGCCGAAGCGATGGACTACCACCCCTCGCGCTGCGTGGTGATCGACGACGCCGTCGTGGGAGTGGCGGCCGGGCTTCAGGCAGGTATGCAGGTGATTCACCTCAACCATTTCCCTGAGAGCGAAACGACCCCCAAGGGAGCCATCGCCATCCATCATGCCAGCGAATTGCTAGCCGTGATTGCCAAGCTTGCCAATGAGGTAGCTGCTTAA
- the nadA gene encoding quinolinate synthase NadA — MTTMITQRAEVRELLARAYCPTRIPAQDEQRIAEIKHLLQVHNAVLVAHYYTDDAIQQLAEETGGCVADSLEMARFGARHDASTLVVAGVRFMGETAKILSPEKRVLMPTLEATCSLDLGCPADEFAAFCDQHPERTVVVYANTSAAVKARADWVVTSSIAVEVIEHLQARGEKILWAPDKHLGGYIQRKTGADMLLWDGACIVHDEFKARGLLDLKALYPDAAILVHPESPGSVVELADVVGSTSQLIKAAKTLPHDKLVVATDRGIFFKMQQAVPAKTLFEAPTAGNGATCKSCAHCPWMAMNGLDNLAGALREGSGEIFVDDALRVRALKPLERMLDFQQ; from the coding sequence ATGACGACGATGATTACCCAGCGTGCCGAGGTGCGCGAACTCTTGGCGCGAGCCTACTGCCCGACGCGGATTCCCGCTCAGGATGAACAGCGCATTGCAGAGATCAAGCACTTGCTGCAGGTCCACAATGCCGTGCTGGTGGCGCACTACTATACCGACGATGCGATCCAGCAGCTTGCCGAGGAGACCGGCGGCTGCGTTGCCGACTCGCTGGAGATGGCGCGCTTCGGCGCTCGCCACGACGCCTCCACTTTGGTGGTCGCGGGGGTGCGTTTCATGGGCGAGACCGCCAAGATCCTCTCGCCCGAGAAGCGCGTGCTGATGCCGACCCTGGAGGCGACCTGTTCGCTCGACCTGGGCTGCCCGGCCGATGAGTTCGCTGCCTTCTGCGACCAACACCCCGAGCGCACGGTGGTGGTCTACGCCAATACTTCGGCGGCGGTGAAGGCGCGTGCCGATTGGGTGGTGACCTCATCGATCGCGGTGGAGGTGATCGAGCACCTGCAGGCGCGGGGGGAAAAGATCCTATGGGCGCCGGACAAGCATCTGGGTGGCTATATTCAGCGCAAGACGGGTGCCGACATGCTGCTCTGGGATGGCGCCTGCATCGTTCATGACGAGTTCAAGGCCAGGGGACTTCTCGACCTCAAGGCGCTCTATCCCGATGCGGCGATCCTGGTGCATCCGGAGTCCCCCGGCTCGGTGGTCGAGCTGGCCGATGTGGTGGGCTCCACCTCGCAGCTGATCAAGGCGGCCAAGACGCTGCCCCACGACAAGCTGGTGGTGGCCACCGACCGTGGCATCTTCTTCAAGATGCAGCAGGCGGTGCCCGCCAAGACCCTGTTCGAGGCACCCACCGCGGGTAACGGCGCCACCTGCAAGAGCTGCGCGCACTGCCCGTGGATGGCAATGAATGGCTTGGACAACCTGGCTGGCGCCCTGCGCGAAGGCAGCGGCGAGATCTTCGTTGATGACGCCCTGCGGGTCCGGGCGCTCAAGCCGCTGGAACGGATGCTCGATTTCCAGCAGTAG
- a CDS encoding peroxiredoxin, with amino-acid sequence MSVTLGQPVPDFTASATGDTSVTLAELKGRQVVIYFYPKASTPGCTTEGGDFRDRKEAFEQANTVILGVSRDGIRAQENFKAKQGFNFDLISDKDEAVCQLFDVIKLKKLYGKEHLGIERSTFLIDADGKLAREWRGVKVARHVEEVLAAAQALNAG; translated from the coding sequence ATGAGCGTCACCCTCGGCCAACCCGTTCCCGACTTCACCGCCAGCGCCACTGGCGATACCAGCGTCACGCTTGCCGAGCTCAAGGGCAGGCAGGTAGTGATCTATTTCTACCCCAAGGCCAGCACGCCGGGCTGCACCACCGAGGGGGGCGACTTCCGCGATCGCAAGGAAGCATTCGAGCAAGCCAATACGGTGATCCTCGGCGTCTCCCGCGATGGCATCCGCGCCCAGGAGAACTTCAAGGCCAAGCAGGGCTTCAACTTCGACCTGATCTCCGACAAGGACGAAGCGGTGTGTCAGCTCTTCGACGTCATCAAGCTCAAGAAGTTGTATGGCAAGGAGCACCTGGGCATCGAGCGCAGCACCTTCCTGATCGATGCCGATGGCAAGCTCGCCCGGGAGTGGCGTGGCGTCAAGGTGGCGAGGCATGTCGAGGAGGTGCTCGCCGCCGCCCAAGCGCTCAACGCCGGCTGA
- a CDS encoding D-glycerate dehydrogenase, producing MRKRIVAFRRLQDSHLEQLRRDFEVDYFVELDSADDPAFRTALANAHGLIGSSLKIPAALLDAAPKLEAVATISVGYDNYPLEEMTHRGILLCNTPDVLTETTADTGFALIMASARRVVELAEFIRRGDWQENIGEAQFGNDVHGKILGMIGLGRIGAAIARRGALGFGMPILYSNASPKPALEAELGARRCEMDELLQQADFVCVTVPLAADTEQLIGEREFSLMKSSAIFINIARGKVVDEAALIAALKEGAIKAAGLDVFEQEPLGSDSPLPHMRNVVALPHIGSATHETRTAMAQRAVDNISLALRGERPISLVNESVWENRQRR from the coding sequence ATGAGAAAGCGTATCGTGGCGTTTCGGCGCCTGCAGGATAGCCACCTAGAGCAGCTGCGGCGCGACTTCGAGGTCGACTATTTCGTCGAACTCGACTCGGCCGACGATCCGGCGTTCCGCACCGCCCTCGCCAATGCTCACGGCCTGATCGGTTCGAGCCTGAAAATACCTGCCGCCCTGCTCGACGCAGCGCCAAAGCTTGAAGCCGTCGCCACCATTTCGGTGGGCTATGACAATTATCCGCTGGAGGAGATGACCCACCGCGGTATCCTGCTGTGCAATACCCCTGACGTGCTCACCGAGACCACCGCCGATACCGGGTTTGCCTTGATCATGGCGTCGGCGCGGCGAGTGGTGGAACTTGCCGAATTCATTCGCCGTGGCGACTGGCAGGAGAACATCGGCGAGGCGCAGTTTGGCAATGACGTGCATGGCAAGATACTGGGCATGATCGGTCTCGGCCGGATCGGAGCTGCTATCGCCCGTCGCGGCGCGCTGGGTTTCGGTATGCCTATTCTCTACTCCAACGCTTCACCCAAACCGGCGCTGGAAGCCGAGCTCGGCGCCAGACGCTGCGAGATGGACGAGCTCTTGCAGCAGGCTGATTTCGTCTGTGTCACCGTACCGCTGGCCGCCGACACCGAGCAGCTGATCGGCGAGCGTGAGTTCTCGCTGATGAAATCCTCGGCGATCTTCATCAATATCGCCCGCGGCAAGGTGGTCGACGAGGCGGCCCTGATCGCCGCATTGAAGGAGGGCGCGATCAAGGCGGCAGGTCTTGATGTCTTCGAGCAAGAACCCTTGGGGAGCGATTCGCCACTACCGCATATGCGCAATGTGGTCGCCCTGCCGCACATTGGCTCGGCCACCCATGAGACTCGCACCGCCATGGCGCAGCGTGCGGTGGACAACATCAGCCTGGCCCTCAGGGGCGAGCGCCCGATTAGCCTGGTCAACGAGAGCGTCTGGGAGAATCGTCAGCGACGCTGA
- a CDS encoding M48 family metalloprotease: protein MTHFWKPCLVACGLLLSTSSPLQASSMDDYGLPQLSSAGAGSSSVEEYRLGRAWLRQFRAQASIWQDPITQDYVEALVAHLLPHSGLPDTRISVALVESRMLNAFAVPGGVIGVNSGMFAFAEGEAAFASVIAHELGHLSQRHYARRQARAEQTQIPTMAAMLAGMLIAAGGGGDAGIGVVMGSQAAFIQDQLAYSRRFEEEADRIGLQAMAQAGYDPEAMVRMFRAMQRMASLQGGNPPEFLLTHPVTETRITDSEARASQLTPRSPRDSGPHYDLIRARALLAVHSSNPSQAAARLAQSNPSAHVTRYLDALVDAERGNIQRALSELDSLAGELPDLPMIPVSAAEVAFDAGQYDEAIERARRVLRLMPDYMPASRLQGEALLQRDPEQAYRVLRELSERRAEDPYVFALLAEAAGRSGRDGLGHLARAEHLQLTGRIDSAVRQLDVAKQVAQRSGDTNLASRIEQRRKDFLEYRKSLEQF, encoded by the coding sequence ATGACGCACTTCTGGAAGCCCTGTCTTGTCGCTTGTGGCCTGCTACTGTCCACCTCATCGCCGCTTCAGGCAAGCAGCATGGACGACTATGGCCTGCCCCAGCTCAGCAGCGCCGGGGCCGGCTCGTCAAGCGTCGAGGAGTACCGCCTGGGGCGCGCCTGGCTAAGGCAGTTCCGCGCCCAGGCCTCGATCTGGCAGGACCCGATCACCCAGGATTACGTGGAAGCGCTGGTCGCTCACCTGCTTCCCCATAGCGGGCTTCCCGATACTCGCATCAGCGTCGCCCTGGTCGAAAGCCGGATGCTCAATGCCTTCGCCGTGCCCGGCGGCGTGATCGGCGTCAACTCCGGCATGTTCGCCTTCGCCGAGGGGGAGGCGGCCTTCGCCTCGGTGATCGCCCACGAACTCGGCCACCTCTCCCAGCGTCACTACGCCAGGCGCCAGGCACGTGCCGAACAGACCCAGATACCCACCATGGCAGCGATGCTCGCCGGCATGCTGATTGCGGCCGGTGGTGGCGGCGATGCCGGGATCGGCGTGGTAATGGGCTCCCAGGCGGCCTTCATCCAGGATCAGCTGGCCTACTCGCGGCGCTTCGAGGAGGAGGCCGATCGCATCGGGCTGCAGGCCATGGCGCAGGCCGGCTACGACCCCGAGGCCATGGTGCGCATGTTTCGCGCCATGCAGCGCATGGCCTCGCTGCAGGGCGGTAACCCGCCGGAGTTCCTGCTCACCCACCCGGTGACCGAGACGCGCATCACCGACAGCGAGGCGCGGGCCAGCCAGCTTACGCCCCGCTCCCCCCGCGACAGTGGGCCGCACTATGACCTGATCCGTGCTCGCGCCCTACTCGCGGTACACTCGAGCAACCCAAGCCAGGCCGCAGCGCGCCTGGCGCAGAGCAACCCCAGCGCCCACGTCACCCGCTATCTCGACGCCCTGGTCGACGCCGAGCGCGGCAACATCCAGCGCGCCCTGAGCGAACTGGACTCACTGGCAGGCGAGCTGCCCGACCTGCCGATGATTCCGGTCAGTGCCGCCGAAGTGGCCTTCGATGCCGGCCAGTACGACGAGGCCATCGAGCGGGCACGCCGTGTGCTGAGACTGATGCCGGACTACATGCCGGCCAGCCGCCTGCAGGGCGAAGCGCTGCTACAGCGCGACCCGGAGCAGGCCTATCGCGTGCTGCGCGAACTCAGCGAGCGACGCGCCGAGGATCCTTATGTCTTCGCCCTGCTCGCCGAAGCCGCCGGCCGAAGTGGACGTGACGGCCTGGGGCACCTAGCGCGTGCCGAGCATCTGCAACTCACCGGGCGTATCGACAGCGCCGTGCGTCAGCTCGACGTGGCCAAGCAGGTGGCGCAGCGTAGCGGAGACACCAACCTGGCGAGCCGCATCGAGCAACGCCGCAAGGATTTCCTCGAATATCGCAAGTCCCTGGAGCAGTTCTGA
- a CDS encoding lipoprotein, NlpB, with amino-acid sequence MNPALKWMPLAVSVMLVVAGCSRDGYYHDRNIDYTTAQPSRPLVLPDTRDLSRYRDAMPIPEARNEFVAPEGRFRVPRPDAVASGSQHRFVERRDAGQEGWLIIDAEPGSVWPQLEDFARRQGLGIVSSDPAQGVLTTDQGTLRVRSGLRSGVSEVRCEQGGVTQPQCLDALDGYLMAESQTASASALASQRQRASERQESVRLERSGDEWYMTVDADAQRVWSELGYQLERNFVEESRQLLLESNADTRDFLIEYMTVSERNRGAFSIVFSADVRQTAQWLRLALEETGPERTEVRVINESNKPLSAEDSRELLDTLAAMLR; translated from the coding sequence ATGAACCCTGCGTTGAAATGGATGCCGCTGGCCGTCTCGGTGATGCTCGTCGTGGCTGGCTGCTCACGTGATGGCTACTATCACGACCGCAACATCGACTACACCACCGCGCAGCCCAGCAGGCCACTGGTGTTGCCCGACACGCGCGACCTCAGTCGTTATCGTGACGCCATGCCCATCCCCGAGGCGCGCAACGAGTTCGTCGCACCGGAGGGGCGCTTCCGAGTGCCACGTCCCGATGCGGTGGCGAGCGGCAGTCAACATAGGTTCGTCGAACGCCGCGATGCCGGCCAGGAAGGCTGGCTGATCATCGATGCCGAGCCCGGATCCGTCTGGCCGCAACTGGAAGACTTTGCGCGTCGTCAGGGGCTGGGCATTGTCAGCAGCGACCCTGCTCAAGGTGTATTGACGACCGATCAGGGTACCTTGAGGGTGAGGTCGGGGCTACGTTCCGGTGTCAGCGAGGTGCGCTGCGAGCAGGGCGGTGTGACCCAGCCGCAATGTCTGGATGCGCTGGATGGCTATCTGATGGCGGAGAGTCAGACCGCCAGCGCGTCGGCACTCGCCTCCCAGCGGCAGCGCGCCAGCGAACGCCAGGAGTCGGTTCGCCTCGAGCGCAGCGGCGATGAGTGGTATATGACGGTCGATGCCGACGCCCAGCGCGTGTGGAGCGAGCTCGGTTACCAACTCGAGCGCAACTTCGTCGAGGAGAGCCGACAGCTGCTGCTCGAGAGCAACGCTGACACACGTGACTTCCTGATCGAATACATGACCGTCAGCGAGCGCAATCGCGGCGCCTTCTCGATCGTGTTCAGTGCCGACGTGCGTCAGACCGCGCAGTGGCTGCGTCTCGCGCTGGAGGAGACCGGGCCCGAGCGGACCGAGGTGCGGGTGATCAACGAGAGTAACAAGCCGCTCTCTGCCGAGGACTCCCGCGAGTTGCTCGACACGCTGGCGGCCATGCTGCGCTGA
- a CDS encoding AI-2E family transporter produces MTMRELFKSWVERYFSDEEAVILLVVLVLGFAAVIWLGRMLAPFFTALVMAFLLQGAVNALIRRGVPHLLAVILIFLGFIGLLLAMALILMPLIWNQLVSLVQETPRMFASGQLLLDDLQERYPNLVTPDQIQNWIGVAGREMTQLGQRALTLSLASLGNVLALIIYLVLVPILVFFMLKDREQLVGFMLSLLPQKRTLMTRIWNEMDDQIANYVRGKFIEIMIVGTVAFLTFAFFGLPYSALLAVLVGLSVLVPYIGAAVATLPVAAVAGFHFGMSDQFVYVLIAYGIIQALDGNVLVPILFSEAVNLHPVSIILAVLFFGGIWGFWGIFFAIPLATLLKALVQAWPRGIDSRSKRVVLETAEE; encoded by the coding sequence ATGACCATGCGTGAGCTGTTCAAGAGCTGGGTCGAGCGCTACTTCTCCGACGAGGAGGCAGTGATCCTGCTGGTGGTTCTGGTGCTGGGCTTTGCGGCAGTCATCTGGCTGGGGCGCATGCTGGCACCGTTCTTCACCGCCCTGGTGATGGCGTTTCTATTGCAGGGGGCAGTCAACGCCCTGATCCGGCGTGGCGTGCCGCATCTGCTGGCGGTGATCCTGATCTTCCTAGGCTTCATCGGGCTGCTGCTGGCGATGGCCCTGATTCTGATGCCATTGATCTGGAATCAGCTGGTGAGTTTGGTGCAGGAGACGCCGCGCATGTTCGCCAGCGGTCAGCTGCTGCTAGACGATCTGCAGGAGCGTTACCCTAACCTGGTGACGCCCGATCAGATCCAGAACTGGATTGGCGTGGCCGGGCGCGAAATGACCCAACTGGGACAGCGTGCGCTGACGCTGTCGCTGGCGTCACTGGGCAATGTGCTGGCATTGATCATCTACCTGGTGCTGGTGCCGATCCTGGTCTTCTTCATGCTCAAGGATCGCGAGCAGCTGGTGGGTTTCATGCTCTCCTTGTTGCCGCAGAAGCGCACGCTGATGACACGCATCTGGAACGAGATGGATGACCAGATCGCCAACTACGTGCGCGGCAAGTTCATCGAGATCATGATCGTCGGCACCGTCGCCTTTCTCACCTTCGCCTTCTTCGGGCTCCCCTACTCGGCGCTGCTGGCGGTGTTGGTGGGGCTGTCGGTGCTGGTGCCCTATATCGGCGCGGCGGTGGCGACCCTGCCAGTGGCGGCGGTGGCAGGCTTCCATTTCGGCATGAGCGACCAGTTCGTCTATGTACTGATCGCTTATGGCATCATCCAGGCGCTGGATGGCAATGTGTTGGTGCCGATCCTGTTCTCCGAAGCGGTCAACCTGCATCCAGTATCGATCATCCTGGCGGTGCTGTTCTTCGGTGGCATCTGGGGGTTCTGGGGAATATTCTTCGCCATCCCACTGGCCACGCTACTCAAGGCACTGGTGCAGGCCTGGCCAAGGGGCATCGACAGTCGCAGCAAGCGCGTGGTGCTGGAGACCGCCGAGGAGTGA